In Brachionichthys hirsutus isolate HB-005 chromosome 5, CSIRO-AGI_Bhir_v1, whole genome shotgun sequence, a single genomic region encodes these proteins:
- the uri1 gene encoding unconventional prefoldin RPB5 interactor 1, protein MAEEGLMTTDHLDGVSRLRKEHEKVVKDCDSRIQHWLKVSGDYEALNERLQTLPDQLSYDVMVPVGPLAFMPGKLVHTNEVTALLGDNWFAKCSAKQAQKVVERRMKYVKGELDDLSKTMKNFEARVGFVKNLESMSASKGDYVDIREDAGHGGALAKGRQRIAHKLNAKPESDAASVLEEEEDEEEKGEGGDEPSRKGVMSEEELWARLDELEKLEELQDEQDRLQDNADMNGEDVSSLSSEEEKEGDAEPPVGGGSLNPSWAAAPPSKTSPNADGKGEEDGDEEDASCLPTIFFSHTVEPKKVRINIGKNTMLKFSERKEQKEHSKRKKKNGHSNGHAHHELYKITTPADIYRLFVDVRNGEPIPRKSILKSRSRENSVCSDTSESSAADFEERRMIGRSFSHDEATHSDTSDGITEEDSPTALPQQPGSRFEAFSGTVIEKDPMPSVLPHLTISPPALPTILERKQEEVVPEAPLPQQPPKRMSKFKAARLQQT, encoded by the exons ATGGCTGAAGAAGGACTAATGACCACAGACCATCTGGACGGAGTTTCCAGGCTCCGAAAGGAACACGAGAAG GTGGTGAAAGACTGTGATAGTCGGATTCAGCACTG GCTGAAGGTGTCGGGTGACTATGAAGCCCTGAACGAACGCCTTCAGACTCTCCCAGACCAGCTGTCTTATGATGTCATG GTTCCCGTCGGCCCTTTGGCCTTCATGCCTGGAAAGCTGGTTCACACCAACGAGGTCACGGCGCTGCTCGGCGACAACTGGTTTGCCAAGTGCTCTGCCAAGCAGGCTCAGAAAGTTGTTGAACGCAGGATGAAAT aTGTGAAGGGGGAACTTGACGATCTGTCAAAGACGATGAAAAACTTTGAAGCCAGAGTTGGGTTCGTGAAGAATTTGGAAAGCATGTCAGCT AGTAAAGGCGACTATGTTGACATTAGAGAAGATGCCGGACACGGCGGCGCTCTCGCCAAAG GACGGCAAAGAATAGCCCACAAACTGAATGCAAAGCCCGAGTCTGATGCTGCGTCGGTCctagaagaggaagaggatgaggaggagaaaggagagggcGGCGATGAGCCGAGCAGGAAAGGCGTCATGTCCGAGGAGGAGTTGTGGGCTCGGCTGGATGAGCTTGAGAAGCTCGAGGAGCTACAAGATGAGCAGGACAG ATTACAGGATAATGCAGACATGAACGGCGAAGACGTGTCTTCATTGTCCTcggaagaagagaaggagggagacgCTGAACCGCCTGTCGGCGGAGGGAGTCTGAACCCCAGCTGGGCCGCCGCTCCTCCAAGTAAAACATCACCAAATGCAGACGGGAAAGGGGAGGAAGACGGCGACGAGGAAGACGCCAGCTGTTTGCCTACCATCTTTTTCTCCCACACCGTCGAACCCAAGAAG gTGAGGATAAACATAGGAAAAAACACCATGCTGAAGTTTAGCGAACGGAAAGAGCAGAAGGAGCACTCGAAgcggaaaaagaaaaatggccaCAGTAATGGACACGCCCATCACGAACTCTACAAAATCACCACGCCAGCAGACATTTACAG GTTGTTTGTGGACGTGAGGAACGGGGAACCCATTCCCAGGAAATCCATCCTGAAGTCGCGCAGTCGGGAAAACAGCGTGTGCAGCGACACGAGCGAGAGCAGCGCGGCGGATTTTGAAGAGCGGCGCATGATCGGGCGCAGCTTCAGCCACGACGAGGCGACGCACAGCGACACCAGCGACGGCATCACGGAGGAGGACAGTCCCACGGCGCTCCCGCAGCAGCCCGGCAGTAGATTTGAG GCTTTTTCAGGCACAGTGATAGAAAAGGACCCGATGCCTTCGGTTCTCCCCCATCTGACCATCTCTCCCCCAGCTCTGCCCACCATCCTGGAGAGGAAACAGGAGGAGGTGGTGCCTGAAGCGCCGCTGCCCCAGCAACCCCCCAAAAGGATGTCAAAGTTTAAGGCTGCCAGATTGCAGCAGACATGA